Below is a window of Planctomycetes bacterium MalM25 DNA.
CTGCCGAGCGACGCGCTCGATCGCGCGTACAAGGGGATGGCTCGGACCAGCACCTACCACAAGGCGCACTGGCACAACTTCTACCGCTGCATCCAGGACCGCCGCGAGCCGATCTCGGACGTCAAGTCGCACCTGCGGGCGCTCAACATCTGTCACCTCGCGAACCTCGCCGCCCGGTTGGGCGACGGAGGCGCGGCACGTCCCTTGGCGTGGGACGACGCCGCGCAACGCGTCGTCGGCGACGAGCAGGCGAACGCCCTGCTGAAACGCGAGCCGCGCGCCGGGTACGAGATCGAGGTCTGATGTTCGGCTTTGAAAATCCGCTTCTAGGAGCCACGGTGCGCTACGCTCTCTTCATTGCTTGCTTCGCTTCGCTGTTGGTCTCCCCTCACGAAGCGACATCGGCCGAGTACCTCACGCCGCGTGGCCGCCCGCCCGCGGGCTGGACGCGTCTGGAGTGGCCGGAAAAGCGGGCGATCCTGTTCGGGCAGTTCGCACCGACCGACGGGGAGAAGCAGGCGATCGACGCGGCGATGCCGACCGGCGCAGCGCCCCCCGTCGATCCGCCACGGGTGTTGATCTTCTACCGCTGCCAGTACCCGCACGCCTCGATCGCCACGGGTGTGTACGCGCTGGAGCAACTCGGCGAGGCGACCGGCGCCTTCCGGCCGACGCTCTCGGAGGACCCGGCCGATTTCAACCCGGCGACGCTCGCCGAGTTCGACGCGGTCCTGCTGATCCACACGACCAGCTACGACCGGACGATCGGCCCGTCGGGGCAGGCGGCGCTCGCCGACTTCATGCAGCGGGGCAAGGGGCTGGTTGGCATCCACGCCGCGGCGGACGCCAGCGCGGGGTGGTCGGTCGGAGCCGACCTGATGGGGGGCGTCTTCCGAGGCCACCCTTGGCTGCCGCGGGATGAGTGGGCGATCAAGCTCGAGTCGCCCGATCACCCGCTCAACGCCGCGTTCGGAGGAGAGGGTTTCTGGCTCGCCGACGAGATCTACATCTACCGCCCCGGCACCTTCTCACGAACGCGCTCGCGCGTGCTGCTCAGCCTCGACATGGCGCAGGCCCACAACCGGGAGAGCAAGCAGATCCCCGAACGGATGCTCGGGCACGTGAGCGAGAGCGGCGACTACCCGATCGCCTGGCTGCATGAACGGGGCGGGGGACGCGTGTTCTATTCGAACTTGGGCCACAGCGCGGCCACTTTTCGCGAACCCGCGGTGCTCCGGCACTATCTGGATGGTGTGCTCTACGCGTGCGGCCGGCTGTCGGCCGACGCGACCCCCTCCGCGGAGCTCAGCGAGACGGCCACCGCTCCGGCGCCCGATCGCGAGTAGCCCGCTCCAACCCTGCGACGAGGCCACGGTGTGAAGACGATCCAACTCGTGCGGCTCGACCCGGCGATCGAGCAGGCGGTCCACGAAGACCCCGGTTTCTTTGAGGCCATGGTCGAGGAGGACTGGCCGAAGCTCGCCGGCGTCGTTCAGAGACATGTCGGCCACACGCTGACCGCCGAGCCGGTCAGCATCGATGAGCTGGCGTGGGGCGGGTACTTTGTCGTCCAGGCCGAAACCCGCGAGGTGCTCGGCACGTGCGCCTTCAAGGGGGAGCCCGACGAGTCGGGCGCGGTCGAGATCGCCTACCTCACGTTCCCCGAGCACGAGGGCCAAGGCTACGCGACCGCGATAGCGAGCCGGCTGATCGCCCTCGCCACCGAGTCGCCCGCGGTCCGGCGGGTGATCGCCCACACCCTGCCGGGGAAGAACGCCTCGACACGGGTCTTGGAGAAGGCGGGGCTGGCGTTCACGGGCGAGGTCGTCGATCCGGAGGACGGCGCCGTGTGGCGTTGGGAACGGGCGGTTGGCGACTAATAGGCAGCGAGTGTCTGCGAGAGTGGGTGATGTAGGCATGCGGGTAGAGCTGGAATCCATGAGCATGCTGCTGCGACGCCTCTGGGGTGGTTGGGCATGAAAAAGCGCTTGCAGACGCTTCCGAGCCCATGCTTCGTTGACACTCCCCATTTATCGCGATAGGGTGCGAGTAGGGGCTTGTCCGGTCGGTGCGTGCTAGGCACGCAACGACCTTTACTCGTGAGTGCGTCACATGAGGTCGGTTTGTTCTTGTTGTGTGTCAGCAGTTCTGGGATTGTCGCGCGCGCTGTTGGCTGCTGATGCTGAAGCCAATGTAATAAGCATTGATGCAGTTCACCCAGAATCGGGATCGATTTCGAGTCGCGATGTAGGTTTCACTTTCGTGCAGGCTGTTGAGTTTGGCTTTGAATCCGTTGACTTTTCAGAGCTTGGGGAAACCGCCTTTCGTTACACATTCAAAGCCCCTGCAGGAAAGCAGTTCGCTGCAAACATGCCTGCGGGATCGAGTCTGTTCTTCGATGCCCGCTTTGATCTCTTTATTGCGGGCGAGTACACAGACAGCTCTCCCAAGCTGACTTTCGAAGAATACTCAGGATCTTCGGTCTCGCTCCAAAGGTCAGAGGTCGAGATGCCTGCCG
It encodes the following:
- a CDS encoding Trehalose utilization, which encodes MFGFENPLLGATVRYALFIACFASLLVSPHEATSAEYLTPRGRPPAGWTRLEWPEKRAILFGQFAPTDGEKQAIDAAMPTGAAPPVDPPRVLIFYRCQYPHASIATGVYALEQLGEATGAFRPTLSEDPADFNPATLAEFDAVLLIHTTSYDRTIGPSGQAALADFMQRGKGLVGIHAAADASAGWSVGADLMGGVFRGHPWLPRDEWAIKLESPDHPLNAAFGGEGFWLADEIYIYRPGTFSRTRSRVLLSLDMAQAHNRESKQIPERMLGHVSESGDYPIAWLHERGGGRVFYSNLGHSAATFREPAVLRHYLDGVLYACGRLSADATPSAELSETATAPAPDRE